In Huiozyma naganishii CBS 8797 chromosome 5, complete genome, the genomic window aaaccaaaaaaacgGAATTACGTCGAGCAAAGTAGGGCAGGATCCTTTCCCTGATTATCTTTTTCATCTCAGGCAACGTGGTGCcaacaaaggaaaaactgCGCAAAATTTAAACTTTGAGCAAAAATAAAGGCCAattgtcttttctttccaCCGTTATCGCCCATGCAACTCGCGTTGGGCAGCTTGTTCATTCCAACGGTATTTTTTCTGTACCTCTCCATCTCTTTCTTTGCTGGGTTTTGTTTGGGAAAGAGCGGTGAATTAGAAACAATTCCCATTGTTTTGGTGACTAAGCTTATCACACCAGTCACCCTTACGTCGCCGACAGATTTGTCGGACAATGAAATCCACCAAACGCGATCGCCGTAGACCCTTTCGTAGAAAACGGATTAGGTAATTCAATGGGTAGGAAGTAGAACAAAGAACACTTCCTGTGAATTGTAGCTATAAACGAATAATTATTACAACTACTGGTACGTAAGCCCAGCACATCTCAGTGAGGGATTAAACATATACATAGGACAATATAcagaaagaacaacagGATCAAATGCCAACAGAAACGGGGTCCTGGACTACAGTTGTGATTTTGATTGCTCTTTCAGTTTCCCCAGTTTTCAATTAATTGATGAATTTCCTATTGTTTCCAGCCTACACGGGCCAGATACAGTTTTGGTTTGTTTGTCTGGTGACATCAGATCATAAAAAGTCTCTGGAATATGAGTGGTTCCCATTGTAGAAACTTGTCTCGGGTTTCTTCAGGTTGCCGTTGTTACTGTTATTGTTTCTTGCTGGAGAACGCGACTGCGATGTGAAGTAGTTAGGGTGTAAGTTGGAATTCCCCACTGACGGCGAAGCGTTAACCGAGCTACCTGCCGCGTTGTTGTTCACTACAGAAAATGGTTGCACAACTTTGGCAGAATCATCTCCATCAAGCAGACCCGTTGAACTCTTATTCCCGTTAAAGGACCTTTCCATACTGTAGGAACTTGCCTCGTCATCATATATCCTCCTGTTGCCAAATGCATCCTCTCTCAGCCCCTTCTCTTTATCGGTTTCGTTAGTGTCCAAGACCGCTTGTCTCAACTCGAATAGCTCTGCCTCGGATTTattgttgttcaagttgGTCATGCTGCCGTCCGTGTTGTTAACCTTTGGAATAAAGGAGACACGGTCGTCCTTTATTGGTTGATATCTGACGTCTGGGTTTCTGTGTGCCAAAGCCAGTGTGCACGTTATAATCGTGAAGAGCAACAAAAACAGTGCGAACACGGCGTTCAATACGAACAGGACAACGGCCATCACTGAGGATACCACTGCTGGTTGTTTGAACAGATTGCTGAAGAATAGGAAGAATAAAGCGTTGATTAGATTGACACAGTGGATCGcgatgttgaagatatttgttcttttgtCCAGGTATGGCCGGATCCAGCACACGGCAATGAAGTAGAACAGTTCGATGACGAAAATAATCATCGCTTGTGCCTTACCTTGCTCTTGCAGGACTGCCACAAATAGTGACCTCAGGAATGAATATATTAGCAGGGGCAACAACCACCAAAATGTGTCTGCTTTGAACTGCACGTATAGAAACCCGTacctgttcaagaaatatgTGTCACCGTACAGTAGATACGCTGGATTCTTGTACAGACGCATGGACTCGTTACCCTTCATAAGTACTCTTACAGTACCGTATGTCAACAGCCCTGTGATAATAATGAAGATTATTGCTGCATCGGCGACGACGGCGGGTGAATCGTTCTGGGTGAATTCCCAGATGGTCAATAGAGATATCTGTGGGAACGCAATGATCGCCAATCTGAATAGCGTACCCTTAATGATAGACCCCCAGTTTTTCCTGtactggaagaaattggacGTCTCTGGCATCAATCTTGCCTTTGTAAGGAGCTCCAGCAatgatttgaagaagatcaaacCTGCAATGACCAcgaagagaaagaagaggaagaacaCGATCCCTGTGAGGAAGAAGTTTGACAATTCGATCCCCGCTCTGAACGCAACACGCTTGATACCACGTAGCACAAGGATCCTAGAAGAGTATGCGTTTGAGTCTCTCTCGTCTGTTGTGTACAAGTTAGCGTCGTCTGTGATGGCGTCGAAATTGTAATCGCTAGAGGAGGCTACAGTGATAGCccttttgaacaagtcTCTAACCAAGTCTCTCTTCCTCTGGACGCTGACGGACAGTACGTTTTTGTTTGCGACGACCACAGTGGACGTTCCCCTTGTGGATTGGACGTACCaattgaatattttctgCATGAACTCGGCGCGGATGATCCCCATGGACCACTGGAAATTCTGAGTCCATGCGGCTGCCATCGGTGGTACCCTTGATACACCCATCATTGCTGTGATCGCGAGGTTTTGGAAGTAAATGAACAAAGAGATAGAATTGGAAGCGATATGCGTTGCCGTCGCGCTGTACCCTATCACTGAGACAAACCCAGAAGTGAGCACCCCGACACCTGACACGGCAGCAATGGGCCAAGAGGCGTATTTAGTCTGCACGGTCTTATCGTTACTGAGGATCGCCTGTACACAAGCCAACGGTGTGTTGAAATCCGTGTCGTTTTGCGAGTACACGACAACACGTACTTGCGCGTCCAAGTCGGGCACCGTGTACGCTATAGATGGGATCTGTTTCACTTGGTCCGAGTCTATCTTGTACGTTGAGCTAATATCAATTCTACCGGGGGACAATGGACAAATCCCTACTTGGTTCAGACTACACGGGTCAAAATCCATGTTAATAATCTTGAGCCCATAGGCGATAATCTCTGCCTTGATGATAATCTTCTCGTTTATAGTGGTTGTAGCGTCAATCTTGAACACAACGGAGCTGTTGTGTCTGTAATACCTGACGTCAAAAAACTGTGCTGAGAACTGTGAGTTATCCATACACGTGAGCAAAGAAGTGGTCTTCAAATGTGACGAGTCCTTCTTTAACGCAGCAGAGGTAGACGACGCAGCGGAGGTGGAGCTCGACGTCTGGGAACTATCCGTCGCTGTACTGTCTGTGGTGGCGGTTGCCGCCACTGCCGCCACTGCCGTTGTGTCGGTGTTTGCATTATCGCCCTGTGTATAGCCCTTCGGTATCGAGTGCAACAGCAGAAAGCACAGCAAATAGTACGCAAAACTGAACACTTTCATCACTGTCTGGGTGTGTAGTCTAAACAGAAGCaatgaaactgaacaatCTAGCCTCTGCTGCAACACTCCTGTAAAAGTGACAATGCCTTAGACAGGGGCTTGATACCTCCAATGTTACGTTCGCGATGAGGTTTACAAGTGAACAGCTTTAGTATCAAAAACGTTAAAATAGTGAGCGAAAGAGAGAGGGTCGAcgccaaaaaaagaaatatccgaaagagaacaagaaaagaaggctTGGACGGAAACGGCAAATTTTCTAAAATTAGAAAAGCTCCGTCGAAAGTGACAGGTCACGGGACcgggaaaaaaagagaaaaggCGGGGTAATCAACCCAGGAAGTGGGGCAGCGGTTACCCCGCTTACCCCACTTACCCCACCAGCGCGCGGCTGTGCAGCCACCCCACCTATCCCGTCCGGCCGGCCGTCCCGCGTGACATCCCAGCCGTTGGGGTAAAAACACCGCTAGCAGCACCCACCACTTAGCACGAAATACCCCGCACAGTGCGTTCCCACCGCGTGACGCCCTGCTCTTCTTACCCCACTGCTGTCTCCACTGTGTGAGAGTCTTTCCAGCGTCTTAATTTTGGCAGAATATAGCCGCCGACCTCTGCTGGAGATTCCGGGGATTGGGGTATATATTTGGGATATAAAAGGGGAACGGGAAAGTTTTGTACCTTTTTCTGTTCCTCTCCGTAAAtcatctttttcttcctgttgttgtCAATTGCtggttttctttcttcagaAGTAGACCATACATACCCACCCCCCCCCACAATGTCTCCCTCGGCTGTTGTGGAACAGAACAACCACGAAACAGACAGCATTGCTCaattgaagttgaacagtgCTGGAAGTGCcgatgctgctgctgccccAGCATCTCAGCACCGTAACGAGTACGAACATTTGACCTCCGTTAAGGTCGTTAAACAGAAACCAGTGCAAGATCGGTTGAAGGAGGACATCAGGGACCATTACTCTCCTCACTTGAACGGGCTCGAGGAGTACAATGTTCAATACAAACAGTCGATTGAAAACCCTGCACAGTTCTTCGGGGACAAAGCTCACTCTTTCTTGAACTGGTTTAGAGATTTCGATCAAGTGTTCGTCCCAGATGCACAAACGGGGCAACCATCATTCGAAAATAACGCATGGTTCTTGAATGGGCAATTGAACGCATGTTACAACTGTGTCGATAGACACGCGTTAAAGCATCCAGACAAACCGGCTATCGTCTACGAAGCGGATGAACCAGGTCAATCGTTGACTTTCAGTTACAAAGAATtgcttcaagaagtttgtAAAGTCGCTCAAGTTTTGAAATACTCTATGGGGGTCAACAAGGGTGACACAGTGGCAGTGTACATGCCCATGATCCCACAGGCTTTGATCACTCTATTGGCCATCGTCCGTATCGGTGCCATCCATTCCGTAATCTTTGCCGGGTTTTCCTCAAATTCATTAAGAGACAGAATCAACGACGCAGACTCAAAAGTTGTTGTCACGGCAAACGAGTCCCTACGCGGTGGGAAGATCATTGAAACGAAGAAGATTGTCGATGACGCTTTAAAGGAGGCTCCAGGTGTCAGACACGTCCTTGTTTACAAACGGACATCTAATGACCGTGTCAACTTCCAAGCGCCCAGAGACCTTGATTGGGAACAGGAATGTAAAAAATACAAGACGTACTACCCATGTGAACCAGTGGACTCAGAACACCCTCTGTTCTTACTGTACACCTCAGGATCCACGGGGACACCAAAGGGTGTCCAACACTCGACGGCAGGGTACTTATTGAACGCTCTTTTGACCATGAGATACACTTTTGACACTCACCAGGAGGATGTATTCTTTACAGCAGGTGACATTGGTTGGATTACAGGTCACACATACGTTGTGTATGGACCCCTGTTGTACGGATGTACTACTGTTGTCTTTGAGGGAACACCAGCGTACCCAAATTACTCTCGTTATTGGGATATCATTGACACTCATAAAGTAACCCAATTTTACGTTGCACCAACAGCTTTGCGTCTGTTGAAGAGAGCTGGGGACGAGTTCATTGAGGGATATTCATTAAAGACCTTAAGATCTTTGGGATCTGTCGGCGAACCCATCGCTGCTGAAGTCTGGGAATGGTATTCTGAAAAGATTGGGAAGAACGATATCCCCATCGTCGATACGTACTGGCAAACAGAGTCTGGTGCACATTTAGTCACACCATTGGCAGGTGGGGTCACCCCAATGAAACCTGGTTCCGCATCGTTCCCATTCTTCGGTATTGAAACGGTCATTTTGGACCCCACAACGGGTCAAGAGGTCACTACAGACCACGCAGAAGGTGTACTCGCGATTAAAAGAGCGTGGCCGTCCTTTGCAAGaaccatttggaaaaaccATGACAGATATATGGACACGTACTTGAACCCTTACCCAGGGTACTACTTCACCGGTGACGGTGCCGCGAGAGATAAAGATGGGTACATCTGGATCTTGGGTCGTGTTGACGACGTCGTCAATGTGTCGGGGCACAGATTATCCACGGCTGAAATCGAAGCCGCTTTGATTGAGGACTCCATTGTGGCAGAGACTGCGGTTGTAGGATTCAATGATGACCTCACGGGCCAGGCAGTCGCTGCATTCGTcgtcttgaagaacaaatcCGCTTGGTCCAACGCTTCCGAGGACGAACTTCAAGATATTAAGAAACACTTGATCCTAACAGTGAGGAAAGACATCGGACCCTTTGCTGCTCCCAAACTGATCGTCTTGGTTGACGATTTGCCAAAGACAAGGTCAGGGAAAATCATGAGACGGATCCTAAGGAAAATCCTTGCTGGCGAGGCTGACCAACTAGGTGACGTGACGACCTTGTCGAACCCAGGTGTTGTCAAACATTTAATCGACTCTGTGAAACTGTAATGActcttttttgtttcttccccCCTCCTCATGGATTGTCAGCATCATATACGATCTATTTAAAATAGGCCGATTGCCGTTCATCTGTGTTTCTCTTATTTTCCGATCGTTCATCTTCCTACTTCATTTTTTATCTAATCGGATTTATATGCTAAAATTATTTGTTACGTATTGTTCTACTACGACGAAATATACATATGTGAATACACAGTATATACGTGACATTTAAGAAAGGTCTATTATTATAATGCAAATCTAATAGTTTGGGTGATTGTATGCAACATGGTTCCTCTGAGGTAAGGCTGCCTCACGTTTGACCGTCTAACGTACAGCCCACCAATTAGCAACACCGTGTCCTGACAGACAAGAAACGTGCTGCCAAAGTACATCGAGGGGAAAGCATCCATCCTGGATCTCACTTTCACCCTGGCAACTTTGTCGTCTTTGGAATCGTCATCAATAAGTTCTCTGAAGAAAATACACTGCGTGCTCAGGTCCACCGCCCGAATAGTCAATTGTTCCAATTCTATGCTTTCCATGCTCTCGTAGTCCAGTATTCCGTACACTGGAGAATCCACCTCCTCattattgaacaaaatgttCACATCGTCCTGATTCAAACCACCGACAAAAGTGAGTAACGTGCCTGAAGCTAGTATAGTATGACCGACGAGCCGCAGTTCAATAGATTTCAGTCCAACATCCCCGTTGGCCTGTTTGTACTTCCCAAATAATTCTATCTTCTCCCATTTTAGCTTTTGTAGGTCGAACCACCACAGATCCCCGTATACCTTTGCATTATTGGAGCCCCCATGTATGATGAAGGATCGCTTACAAGTTTTAGAAGGTGTCGAGTTGGCCACACATCCATATTTATCATCTGCTGGCTTAAAATCCGAAGATTGACCACCCCTCGAAAGACTGGAGCTCACTTCAAAGTTTTTCGCTAAATTCGAGAGCATCTCAGATTCGATATCGTTGTAGTTTGCATATGGGACATCATCGTACACTAGTGCCCCCATAAACGCACGTTGCGGTGGCCATAGACCCTTCACGGTCTCTTGAGAGATAAGTTTTGCCGTAGCGGTCTTGGAGAATTTTATGAACCCGCGCTTCCCCCTTGATTTTATCGGTATGTCAACTTGCCACAGATCATTCATGGCTTCGTACTCGTCATCGCCAACCTGTTTGTACCCACCAAATATTAGGATCCTATTCACGCCACCATGCTTCAACGATGTGTCGTCCTGTTGACATGTGGGTGAGATTTTACAAGCTTGCCCTGGTGCTGACTCGTCGAGAGACATCTGTGCGTGCCCAAACCTTGGAGGGAAATTCGTTAGTTTTTCCAAGCTACCATTTGATGCGTTAGGTTCCAATAGCAACTCCATCTTGGAGAACTTGTACGTCATGACGTCCAAGATATACCCGACATTATTGACAAAagcctttttcttcaaatgaTATTTCCCCGTAGCCTGGTTCAACATCGCTTCTGTTCTCACTTCAAACCCTCCGAAATACAAGATGTACCTATCGGATAGTTTGGATCCCGTAGCGCAATGCAGTATTGGTGGGATATGTCCAAAGATCTTTGGTCTCGATACGTGATTTGTAGTCGAGGAAATGACGTATAAGTACGGGTTCCCCAGCATACTTGGGTTATTTATAACGTCATTTAGCAGTGGGGGCGGTAGGTATTCAATACCATCCATCTCAAACTCGTTGAGGTTTGGTGCCTCTTCATCGTACCGGTACGATGGGATGGACCCGCCGATGATGTAGATGTTATCGTCCAGAGGCACGGAACAGTGGTATACGAAGGAGGGCACTTTACACTCTGAGAATACGGAGGGAATAAAAGTGGTCCCCGCAAAAGTGTCGTACATCTTCGGGATGTAACCTTCACCGTTAATGAAGTACGGAGATTTGGTTTTTTTATCCTGAAGTCCCCCATCACTGTCCGTGTCCTTCATTAAAATCTCGTTGAAAATCGGGTTGACTGCTGGTATCCACAGGTTGTGTCTCTTGAGCACCTCCACGTCATGGGAGGCATTTTGAAGCTGTGCCATGTACTTGAAGTACGAGGCGGAGGCCTCTTTATCTATCATGTCGTCTGAGATGAAGGGTAGACGGTCGAACGCGACCCGGTCCGCCGCGGGTTCGAACGGATTCTCATACGTGATCCAGGGAAGCGAAGGGTTACTCAAAAAATCGTCCACGAGGTTCGCCTTCCGATCGCCGACATACTGTTTCTGCGAATCTTGCGAACTGACGACACTGCTGTTTCTACCGCTGGTCACGGATACACACCTGGTGGTCATGTAGAACCGTTTCAAAAGGGACTCTATCTCCTGTTTCGAGTGCAAAACGATCTTTGAATTGAAATAGCTTTGCTCAAGCGGCGTTACTGTCGCCTGGTGCGCACCACTGGAGACACTGCTCCTGGAGCTATCCAAGTTGCTGAAATCCAGCGGCCCACGCGGTTTCCTCCCGTTCCCAAAGACGTCCATGATCGCATAGTAGTTCGAGAAATACGGCAGTGGGCGGAACACTTTCGTCATCGACTGCATGCAGCTCCGCTGATCGTTGTACTCGACTTTGCTCGACAGCGGGTCCGTTGGGTCCAGCACAGCGGCTGTCTCCGACACATTATATTCATTCAGAGGTCTCATATCCGACTGCTTACCGGAATTGAACATTTCAGCAAagtcacacacacacccacaCCACGGATCAGCTCTTCCGATCAACAGTCAACACAGGCGCGCGCGTGGTTTCCTCGAGCAGGTCAATGTCAACTGCAGTGGGCGTCAGATACATATCAGTTGATGTAAAAACTTCCGAAGTGAAAATACCGGACTGCGAGCAGCCTATTTTTACCCGGACGGAACGCTGAATAACGCCGATGCACAGAAGACCTCGAGACCTTCGATGCATCGGCAAGGCACTCGAGGCGATCAATGCGATGGTCTGTCGTGGTCTAACCATCGTATGTTCACTTGTAGTAGAGAATAGAAATAAAACTGGTCGGGAAATTGTACATAGTGGCGGTATGCCAAGAAGATGAGATGTGACGGAGCGTTCACCCGTGTGTTACTTAGTCGTCAGTTACATCCGGTAAGAGGGCAAACAGGTTCGTTTGTTGGGCGTTGGGTCTTTGCTGAGACTCTGATTTAAATGTTTCTGCGGTCTCCTCGTCCGCACCAGCCTCAGCCTCCGTACTCTCCTCTGTAGCTTCCGCTGCCTTGTCTGCAACTGCTGCAGCAGCGCCCGCATGACGCTGCGCCTCCCTCCTGATGTTATCGTTGGTCATATCCCAGC contains:
- the FLC2 gene encoding flavin adenine dinucleotide transporter FLC2 (similar to Saccharomyces cerevisiae FLC2 (YAL053W) and YOR365C; ancestral locus Anc_7.16), with translation MKVFSFAYYLLCFLLLHSIPKGYTQGDNANTDTTAVAAVAATATTDSTATDSSQTSSSTSAASSTSAALKKDSSHLKTTSLLTCMDNSQFSAQFFDVRYYRHNSSVVFKIDATTTINEKIIIKAEIIAYGLKIINMDFDPCSLNQVGICPLSPGRIDISSTYKIDSDQVKQIPSIAYTVPDLDAQVRVVVYSQNDTDFNTPLACVQAILSNDKTVQTKYASWPIAAVSGVGVLTSGFVSVIGYSATATHIASNSISLFIYFQNLAITAMMGVSRVPPMAAAWTQNFQWSMGIIRAEFMQKIFNWYVQSTRGTSTVVVANKNVLSVSVQRKRDLVRDLFKRAITVASSSDYNFDAITDDANLYTTDERDSNAYSSRILVLRGIKRVAFRAGIELSNFFLTGIVFFLFFLFVVIAGLIFFKSLLELLTKARLMPETSNFFQYRKNWGSIIKGTLFRLAIIAFPQISLLTIWEFTQNDSPAVVADAAIIFIIITGLLTYGTVRVLMKGNESMRLYKNPAYLLYGDTYFLNRYGFLYVQFKADTFWWLLPLLIYSFLRSLFVAVLQEQGKAQAMIIFVIELFYFIAVCWIRPYLDKRTNIFNIAIHCVNLINALFFLFFSNLFKQPAVVSSVMAVVLFVLNAVFALFLLLFTIITCTLALAHRNPDVRYQPIKDDRVSFIPKVNNTDGSMTNLNNNKSEAELFELRQAVLDTNETDKEKGLREDAFGNRRIYDDEASSYSMERSFNGNKSSTGLLDGDDSAKVVQPFSVVNNNAAGSSVNASPSVGNSNLHPNYFTSQSRSPARNNNSNNGNLKKPETSFYNGNHSYSRDFL
- the GPB2 gene encoding Gpb2p (similar to Saccharomyces cerevisiae GPB2 (YAL056W) and GPB1 (YOR371C); ancestral locus Anc_7.9) is translated as MFNSGKQSDMRPLNEYNVSETAAVLDPTDPLSSKVEYNDQRSCMQSMTKVFRPLPYFSNYYAIMDVFGNGRKPRGPLDFSNLDSSRSSVSSGAHQATVTPLEQSYFNSKIVLHSKQEIESLLKRFYMTTRCVSVTSGRNSSVVSSQDSQKQYVGDRKANLVDDFLSNPSLPWITYENPFEPAADRVAFDRLPFISDDMIDKEASASYFKYMAQLQNASHDVEVLKRHNLWIPAVNPIFNEILMKDTDSDGGLQDKKTKSPYFINGEGYIPKMYDTFAGTTFIPSVFSECKVPSFVYHCSVPLDDNIYIIGGSIPSYRYDEEAPNLNEFEMDGIEYLPPPLLNDVINNPSMLGNPYLYVISSTTNHVSRPKIFGHIPPILHCATGSKLSDRYILYFGGFEVRTEAMLNQATGKYHLKKKAFVNNVGYILDVMTYKFSKMELLLEPNASNGSLEKLTNFPPRFGHAQMSLDESAPGQACKISPTCQQDDTSLKHGGVNRILIFGGYKQVGDDEYEAMNDLWQVDIPIKSRGKRGFIKFSKTATAKLISQETVKGLWPPQRAFMGALVYDDVPYANYNDIESEMLSNLAKNFEVSSSLSRGGQSSDFKPADDKYGCVANSTPSKTCKRSFIIHGGSNNAKVYGDLWWFDLQKLKWEKIELFGKYKQANGDVGLKSIELRLVGHTILASGTLLTFVGGLNQDDVNILFNNEEVDSPVYGILDYESMESIELEQLTIRAVDLSTQCIFFRELIDDDSKDDKVARVKVRSRMDAFPSMYFGSTFLVCQDTVLLIGGLYVRRSNVRQPYLRGTMLHTITQTIRFAL
- the ACS1 gene encoding acetate--CoA ligase 1 (similar to Saccharomyces cerevisiae ACS1 (YAL054C); ancestral locus Anc_7.15); this translates as MSPSAVVEQNNHETDSIAQLKLNSAGSADAAAAPASQHRNEYEHLTSVKVVKQKPVQDRLKEDIRDHYSPHLNGLEEYNVQYKQSIENPAQFFGDKAHSFLNWFRDFDQVFVPDAQTGQPSFENNAWFLNGQLNACYNCVDRHALKHPDKPAIVYEADEPGQSLTFSYKELLQEVCKVAQVLKYSMGVNKGDTVAVYMPMIPQALITLLAIVRIGAIHSVIFAGFSSNSLRDRINDADSKVVVTANESLRGGKIIETKKIVDDALKEAPGVRHVLVYKRTSNDRVNFQAPRDLDWEQECKKYKTYYPCEPVDSEHPLFLLYTSGSTGTPKGVQHSTAGYLLNALLTMRYTFDTHQEDVFFTAGDIGWITGHTYVVYGPLLYGCTTVVFEGTPAYPNYSRYWDIIDTHKVTQFYVAPTALRLLKRAGDEFIEGYSLKTLRSLGSVGEPIAAEVWEWYSEKIGKNDIPIVDTYWQTESGAHLVTPLAGGVTPMKPGSASFPFFGIETVILDPTTGQEVTTDHAEGVLAIKRAWPSFARTIWKNHDRYMDTYLNPYPGYYFTGDGAARDKDGYIWILGRVDDVVNVSGHRLSTAEIEAALIEDSIVAETAVVGFNDDLTGQAVAAFVVLKNKSAWSNASEDELQDIKKHLILTVRKDIGPFAAPKLIVLVDDLPKTRSGKIMRRILRKILAGEADQLGDVTTLSNPGVVKHLIDSVKL